In Gemmata obscuriglobus, a single genomic region encodes these proteins:
- the truD gene encoding tRNA pseudouridine(13) synthase TruD encodes MQHPAMSPPLFTADLPGVGGRIRARDEDFEVEEVPSYEPSGSGDHLYLWVEKKGVAPEFFAQTIARKLGTHPGNVGTAGLKDRHAVTRQWVSVPRECEPRVGKLDGDGVRVLKTGLHANKLKPGHLRGNKFTILIRDADRSAPADAILDRIRTQGLPNYYGPQRFGRDGGTVDLGFQCLAGKAPRRIRPFLFRFALSAVQSLLFNDYLSRRMKDGLFRTVLDGDVMTKWPFGGMFVAQDVPAEQARFDARETVTAGPMFGKKTFPGAGVAAEREAVVLSDNKLSVASFAGFGKLVMGTRRQNIVYLDDLTSAWEADGLRLSFTLPAGSYATVLLAEVMKANIAEDGDASDGADEDEQ; translated from the coding sequence ATGCAACACCCCGCGATGAGTCCCCCGCTGTTCACCGCCGACCTGCCGGGGGTCGGCGGGCGCATCCGCGCCCGCGACGAAGACTTCGAGGTCGAAGAGGTGCCCTCCTACGAGCCGAGCGGCTCGGGCGACCACCTGTACCTCTGGGTCGAAAAGAAGGGCGTCGCGCCGGAGTTCTTCGCCCAGACTATTGCGCGCAAGCTGGGCACGCACCCCGGGAACGTCGGCACCGCGGGCCTCAAGGACCGCCACGCGGTCACCCGGCAGTGGGTGTCCGTGCCGCGCGAGTGCGAGCCCCGCGTCGGCAAACTCGACGGCGACGGCGTGCGGGTGCTGAAAACAGGGCTGCACGCGAACAAGCTGAAGCCCGGTCACCTGCGCGGCAACAAGTTCACCATTCTGATCCGCGACGCCGATCGCTCCGCGCCCGCGGACGCGATCCTGGACCGCATCCGCACCCAGGGGCTGCCGAACTACTACGGCCCCCAGCGGTTCGGCCGCGACGGCGGCACCGTGGACCTCGGCTTCCAGTGCCTCGCGGGCAAGGCGCCGCGCCGCATCCGTCCGTTTCTCTTCCGGTTCGCGCTCTCGGCGGTTCAGTCGCTGCTGTTCAACGACTACCTCTCGCGCCGGATGAAGGACGGGCTGTTCCGCACCGTACTCGACGGCGACGTGATGACGAAGTGGCCGTTCGGCGGGATGTTCGTCGCGCAGGACGTGCCCGCGGAGCAGGCGCGGTTCGACGCGCGCGAAACGGTGACGGCCGGGCCGATGTTCGGGAAGAAAACGTTCCCGGGGGCCGGTGTGGCGGCGGAACGCGAGGCCGTCGTGCTGAGCGACAACAAGCTCTCGGTGGCGTCGTTCGCCGGGTTCGGCAAACTGGTGATGGGCACCCGGCGCCAGAACATCGTCTACCTCGACGACCTCACCTCCGCGTGGGAGGCGGACGGGTTGCGGCTGTCGTTCACGCTCCCGGCGGGCAGCTACGCGACGGTGCTGCTCGCGGAGGTGATGAAGGCCAACATCGCGGAAGACGGCGACGCATCGGACGGTGCAGACGAGGACGAACAGTAG